In one window of Haloprofundus halophilus DNA:
- a CDS encoding branched-chain amino acid ABC transporter permease, with amino-acid sequence MSADGENEGATKSRVDDVLGRLRDGDAGLILLVLGGIYLAYILSGVVLGYQLRGQLNSIAALTFYIGVFALLALALNLHWGYTGLFNIGVVGFMAVGIYVMALVSKPVYTPGGAAQVGGLGLPLWVGVLAGMLAAAVFGFVVALPALRLRADYLAIVTIAMSEIVRFSFLSSEFQRFELFGNPVGFGGGSGLILDYTAPLEAFFRTFGLWDAYLGVVRAFGTFGPLNLNNPKPIVDNLVYGGVLLLFVAGYYWLLKRTGESPFGRVLKAIREDEDVANALGKNTNQFKVKSFMLGCALMGLAGILWLAGQGAVTPNFFRPRITFFVWIALIIGGAGSNTGSVLGGAIFAGVLYQGPLYLKNVLEAVLPQTNAPNSFGPAVAPIFQSFDVLPFVWYTLDSIRQLQLVIMGLVLIWLMHNRPEGLLGHRKEIAASIDLSRPTRSSTPATAADGGERDE; translated from the coding sequence ATGAGCGCCGACGGCGAGAACGAGGGCGCGACGAAGAGTCGCGTCGACGACGTACTCGGGAGGCTCCGCGACGGCGACGCGGGACTGATTCTGCTCGTCCTCGGCGGCATCTATCTCGCGTACATCCTCAGCGGCGTCGTCCTCGGCTACCAGCTCCGCGGACAGCTGAACTCGATCGCCGCGCTGACGTTCTACATCGGCGTCTTCGCGCTGTTGGCGCTGGCGCTGAACCTCCACTGGGGGTACACCGGTCTGTTCAACATCGGCGTCGTCGGTTTCATGGCCGTTGGTATCTACGTGATGGCGCTCGTCTCGAAGCCGGTGTACACCCCGGGCGGGGCCGCGCAGGTCGGCGGACTCGGACTCCCGCTGTGGGTCGGCGTTCTGGCCGGGATGCTCGCGGCGGCGGTGTTCGGGTTCGTCGTCGCGTTACCGGCGTTACGGTTGCGGGCGGACTACCTCGCCATCGTCACCATCGCGATGTCCGAAATCGTCCGTTTCTCGTTTCTCTCCAGCGAGTTCCAGCGCTTCGAACTGTTCGGCAACCCGGTCGGCTTCGGCGGCGGTTCGGGGCTCATCCTCGACTACACCGCGCCGCTGGAGGCGTTCTTCCGGACATTCGGGCTCTGGGACGCCTACCTCGGCGTCGTGCGGGCGTTCGGTACGTTCGGGCCACTGAACCTGAACAACCCGAAACCCATCGTCGACAATCTCGTCTACGGCGGCGTGTTGCTGCTGTTCGTCGCGGGCTACTACTGGCTCCTGAAGCGGACCGGCGAGTCGCCGTTCGGCCGCGTGCTGAAGGCGATTCGAGAGGACGAGGACGTGGCGAACGCGCTCGGCAAGAACACCAACCAGTTCAAGGTGAAATCGTTCATGCTCGGCTGTGCGCTCATGGGTCTCGCCGGCATCCTCTGGTTGGCCGGACAGGGCGCGGTGACGCCGAACTTCTTCCGCCCGCGCATCACCTTCTTCGTCTGGATCGCGCTCATCATCGGCGGCGCGGGGTCGAACACGGGCAGCGTCCTCGGCGGTGCTATCTTCGCGGGCGTTCTGTACCAGGGACCGCTGTACCTCAAGAACGTGCTGGAGGCGGTGCTCCCGCAGACGAACGCGCCGAACAGTTTCGGCCCGGCGGTGGCACCCATCTTCCAGTCGTTCGACGTGCTCCCGTTCGTCTGGTACACCCTCGACAGCATCCGACAGCTCCAGTTGGTCATCATGGGCCTCGTGCTCATCTGGCTGATGCACAACCGGCCCGAAGGGTTGCTCGGCCACCGTAAGGAGATCGCCGCGAGTATCGACCTCTCGCGGCCGACGCGGTCGTCGACGCCGGCGACGGCCGCGGACGGAGGTGAGCGCGATGAGTGA
- a CDS encoding GNAT family N-acetyltransferase produces MSVQIEPPEMTEAGRIADLWVALADGQREFGSHLRAEENREQIYDAITRHIIVGGLLVARDSDIVGFVMFEPEVDGYEQDISRGTIQNVYVDPEYRNDGVGSALLDAAESALAGAGADVIRLEAMAGNDAARRLYERRGYRLHRVELEKRVENDNNDPADR; encoded by the coding sequence GTGAGCGTCCAGATAGAACCTCCCGAGATGACCGAGGCGGGCCGTATCGCGGATCTCTGGGTGGCGCTCGCGGACGGACAGCGCGAGTTCGGGTCGCACCTCCGCGCCGAGGAGAACCGCGAGCAGATCTACGACGCCATCACGCGCCACATCATCGTCGGTGGTTTGCTCGTCGCTCGCGACTCCGACATCGTCGGTTTCGTCATGTTCGAACCGGAGGTCGACGGCTACGAACAGGACATCTCCCGCGGCACGATTCAGAACGTCTACGTCGACCCCGAGTACCGCAACGACGGCGTGGGAAGCGCCCTGTTGGATGCCGCCGAGAGCGCGCTCGCCGGCGCCGGCGCGGACGTGATCCGACTCGAAGCGATGGCCGGCAACGACGCCGCCCGCAGACTGTACGAACGCCGCGGCTACCGCCTCCACCGCGTCGAGCTGGAGAAGCGTGTCGAAAACGATAATAACGACCCGGCGGACCGATAA
- a CDS encoding class I SAM-dependent methyltransferase, whose translation MTPDELRQRWAERSGEFSPDYYAHYGPDETSEAIRRHIERTADSEPEPSILELGCSSGRHLAHLHDNGYRNLHGIDVNEEAMTVMRQAYPELAAAGTFYIDAIESVVSAFDDDAFDVVYSVETLQHIHPDNEWVFDELARVAADCLLTVEIEGDADAETPEVNYVDDAVPLYHRRWSRIFSARGFTETASERLDNDTLRLFRRSADVR comes from the coding sequence ATGACCCCCGACGAACTCCGTCAGCGATGGGCCGAGCGTTCCGGCGAGTTCTCCCCGGACTACTACGCCCACTACGGTCCCGACGAGACCAGCGAGGCGATTCGTCGACACATCGAGCGCACCGCCGACTCCGAGCCGGAGCCGTCGATTCTGGAGCTCGGCTGTAGCTCGGGTCGACATCTCGCGCACCTGCACGACAACGGGTACCGAAACCTCCACGGCATCGATGTCAACGAGGAGGCGATGACGGTGATGCGACAGGCGTACCCCGAGCTCGCCGCCGCGGGAACGTTCTACATCGACGCCATCGAGAGCGTCGTCTCGGCGTTCGACGACGACGCGTTCGACGTCGTCTACTCGGTGGAGACGCTCCAGCACATCCACCCCGACAACGAGTGGGTGTTCGACGAACTCGCGCGCGTCGCGGCCGACTGCCTCCTCACCGTCGAGATCGAAGGCGACGCGGACGCGGAGACGCCCGAGGTGAACTACGTCGACGACGCGGTTCCGCTGTACCACCGCCGCTGGAGCCGGATCTTCTCCGCCCGCGGATTCACCGAAACGGCGTCGGAACGGCTCGACAACGACACGCTTCGACTGTTCCGGCGCTCAGCCGACGTCCGATAA
- a CDS encoding helix-turn-helix domain-containing protein encodes MMSQSSQRATVPDTLRSPRAKLVYLYLSTHGEATVAELQESLAMTKLTLYSILRTLQGEGLVGRDASSDRYSLV; translated from the coding sequence ATGATGTCGCAGTCCAGCCAACGGGCGACCGTTCCCGATACGCTCCGTTCACCGCGCGCAAAACTCGTGTACCTGTACCTCTCGACGCACGGCGAGGCCACCGTCGCAGAACTGCAAGAGAGCCTCGCGATGACGAAGCTCACACTCTACAGCATCCTTCGAACGCTTCAGGGGGAGGGACTCGTCGGCCGCGACGCCAGTTCCGACCGCTACTCGCTGGTCTGA
- a CDS encoding branched-chain amino acid ABC transporter permease: protein MRGLVIGLAGVGLSMTYSILNFANFSHGDYISAGAFSGWATTYLVAGLGRADVGSLLLVGAGGSVFGGALGVGISTTPLAVVLGVVVAGVGGVLLSLFVDRTVFKPLRDEDGITLLIASIGVAFALRYLMQFVFGSDVRGTTSQPPAYSFYVVDGWVRVNYHDMTLLVVAGGLMVGVHLLLQRSKLGKAMRAMSDNGDLARITGIPTEHVVRWTWIIGGALTGVAGYIFVLWKGTLAFDDGWLLLLLIFAAVILGGIGSVYGAIAGGIVIGLTASMAVIWIPSAFARAAAFAVMILILLVRPQGIFAGRTTA, encoded by the coding sequence ATGCGCGGACTCGTCATCGGTCTCGCGGGCGTCGGCCTGTCGATGACGTACAGCATCCTGAACTTCGCGAACTTCTCGCACGGCGATTACATCTCCGCCGGCGCGTTCTCGGGGTGGGCGACGACGTACCTCGTCGCCGGTCTCGGCCGCGCCGACGTCGGGTCGCTGTTGCTCGTCGGGGCGGGCGGGTCGGTGTTCGGCGGCGCGCTCGGCGTCGGTATCTCGACGACGCCGCTGGCGGTCGTCCTCGGCGTCGTCGTCGCCGGCGTCGGCGGGGTTCTGCTCTCGCTGTTCGTCGACCGAACCGTGTTCAAACCGCTCCGCGACGAGGACGGTATCACGCTGCTCATCGCGAGCATCGGCGTCGCCTTCGCGCTTCGCTACCTCATGCAGTTCGTCTTCGGCTCCGACGTTCGAGGGACGACCTCGCAGCCGCCGGCGTACTCGTTCTACGTCGTCGACGGGTGGGTCCGCGTCAACTACCACGACATGACGCTCCTCGTCGTCGCCGGCGGCCTGATGGTCGGCGTTCACCTGCTCCTCCAGCGCAGCAAACTCGGCAAGGCGATGCGAGCGATGTCTGACAACGGTGACCTCGCCCGCATCACGGGCATCCCGACCGAACACGTCGTCCGCTGGACGTGGATCATCGGCGGCGCGCTCACCGGCGTCGCGGGCTACATCTTCGTGCTCTGGAAGGGGACGCTCGCCTTCGACGACGGGTGGCTGCTCCTGCTTCTCATCTTCGCGGCGGTCATCCTCGGCGGCATCGGCTCGGTGTACGGCGCTATCGCCGGCGGCATCGTCATCGGCCTCACCGCGTCGATGGCCGTCATCTGGATTCCGTCGGCGTTCGCCCGCGCGGCCGCGTTCGCCGTGATGATTCTCATCCTGTTGGTGCGCCCGCAGGGCATCTTCGCCGGGAGGACGACGGCATGA
- a CDS encoding DUF7563 family protein has translation MPECANCGAFVTRAYARVFTPDEVENPRVCPRCDDMVRDGATVRKARAPRNR, from the coding sequence ATGCCTGAATGTGCGAACTGCGGGGCGTTCGTCACCCGAGCGTACGCTCGCGTCTTCACGCCCGACGAAGTGGAAAATCCGCGGGTCTGCCCGCGCTGCGACGACATGGTGAGGGACGGAGCGACCGTCAGAAAAGCGCGCGCTCCGAGAAACCGATAG
- a CDS encoding cold-shock protein: MAKGTVDFFNDTGGYGFIETEDADEDVFFHMEDVGGPDLEEGQEVEFDIEQAPKGPRATNVTRL; this comes from the coding sequence ATGGCGAAAGGTACGGTCGACTTTTTCAACGACACCGGCGGTTACGGATTCATCGAGACTGAAGACGCGGACGAAGACGTTTTCTTCCACATGGAAGACGTCGGCGGCCCGGACCTCGAAGAGGGACAGGAAGTGGAGTTCGACATCGAGCAGGCCCCGAAAGGCCCGCGCGCGACGAACGTCACCCGACTGTAA